The following proteins are encoded in a genomic region of Drosophila miranda strain MSH22 chromosome 4, D.miranda_PacBio2.1, whole genome shotgun sequence:
- the LOC108162497 gene encoding mucin-5AC isoform X11, with product MEFSTYRISFLWLLGLCLLLFKTGCTEAQGKRASRITSSRSFGTNVKSTSSNGLSFDCPEEFGYYPHPTDCTQYYVCVFGGALLESCTGGLMYSHELQTCDWPRNVGCELVDTSTERGPARSQSQTQQHHQQHVPSRVRFGSAFGSSGGAPKAPTVAPQYHRSPPQVIQAQVQHIPPPPPELRVPPNPVVTSRGQPKPLLDAQEDIAKLYAEAQETLPPVEEEESDRQQRVYRGQPSTVSQVQRDRDGIIHQASINAIPQSGKLGSYAFGTAYRVETSSPSSRGGAPTPNANIFVQPTPQAPSPQVESNRNYYNASIFNHGGGYQPSRQQQQQQQQQQLQPTPFQQAHPQSPKHEQQAQAIPNPYDSSYYSVYDDDIDLYRDIEYQQQQQDHQEQQQQQQQQPQQQQQYQQPAVRHQQTQSTYRPLELSATPTPPQKPQYSNQPTLTYSTDYDEDINAQIEQDNVYDQPTRSPQSSKAHANKIYIQHAINMSKTTTNTTQPPTTSTTTPPIYHPSTYSSNPFLKSKLQSLAKSLVSFVANSHTQGKSTNYHPAKIQSQTHSQLQLQRQPEVQVPAQAHPSVTEPSTTQWPLVEDSPSSQLEHAETVFDESQNVHVQTAEAPSSRSFETSTSPKFLDFINAAAYGTSPRGNLLHSVPDKKPVKTAFHQLQKKNPYSGVERGYLNDQRSTVPQQPNKRIQTYISSDVEPQSFRSPASEPLVPVASIELVDSSSSTPGTRPSKAVQYSLQSGSHGFSLRAEDIGHNEGPVVSETLSDRKESQPPSTSTSTITSTGTSASTSTSTSTTPYNSDVDVIPTTYAPPLRIWRNGRPAIQAYTKATTTTTKSAATAPWWTDSVESSSTIRTTTTPKAQGTPSTERYISPGQSFTARANHFKDSLNRVTANPAMRFVSPYKSLENLLQEERQHPNTMLRTTARPRYTNSPASPPFLQTTQKPPKNLFLSGMSPRNTSQDVLATMATGNARNFSVSDAILSTFSPQRPAPSMLRSTTSSSTTSTTETPPPPPTTISAVIASSPIRVSQVSMRPRGRSRYTVATLDNLSESVDEPTTYAPRFRLPSSYEANQYPKRKPQRVRIAGNQRPSSAEPTAKPHEKYESYKAALQAKDSTLFNFQNVQGKNLSAESVNDKLLKRKPIENEASTSDGPRAEALIGHQLLEARQQNSIEEMGTASASSSTEHVVAITDRPPTVKFLYSNKYRQQTAERTLAESLQNAGYLTTGNGRIQKFRPVSVLEQLKQFLAGSDSNSNSNSDESGTSQFVDEYSHPEIKAAVDEIKQLYVPTSRSTTITTTTTLRPTTTPIAPPTTTSRPNIGGVTAPSRPIASQSKAYSSYSSSTFSILSTDPPTSPTVRSTLSTTPDVSTTRTPTIPTTVPPTTASATATATPSSMFAPPTARASRVNNVIRSSIAAAAAQSSSSSGSLSGSSTYQQQQMQPAGGKANKFQFGFASNNKNQQQHQHQNNNHNSNNNAAAAASVKCSDSTLSAKCNEIPSRNHNRNRGGAIYANQDRDVVPTANRGTHPPRTRPTLKPSGTIVSKAQEFVDIYRYPPTRPDPIYPQPTPDKTAAKCRKDVCLLPDCYCGGRDIPAELPAESIPQIVLLTFDDSVNDLNKQLYTDLFEKGRVNPNGCPITATFYVSHEWTDYSQVQNLYADGHEMASHTVSHSFGEQFSQKKWTREIAGQREILAAYGGVKLSDVRGMRAPFLSVGGNKMYKMLYDSNFTYDSSMPVYENRPPSWPYTLDYKIFHDCMIPPCPTRSYPGVWQVPMVMWQDLNGGRCSMGDACSNPSDAEGVTKMIMKNFERHYTTNRAPFGLFYHAAWFTQPHHKEGFIKFLDAINSMSDVWILTNWQALQWVRDPTPISRINSFQPFQCDYSDRPKRCNNPKVCNLWHKSGVRYMKTCQPCPDIYPWTGKSGIRSSRIDNDNVEEPAAA from the exons GATGCACAGAAGCGCAAGGCAAACGCGCCTCACGTATCACCAGCTCCCGCAGCTTTGGCACCAACGTCAAGTCCACAAGCTCCAATGGCCTTAGCTTCGACTGCCCCGAGGAGTTCGGCTATTACCCGCACCCCACGGACTGCACACAGTActacgtgtgtgtgttcgGTGGGGCACTTCTTGAGAGCTGCACCGGCGGCCTGATGTACTCGCACGAGCTGCAGACCTGTGACTGGCCACGAAACGTAGGCTGCGAGTTGGTGGACACTTCCACGGAGCGCGGCCCCGCACGTAGCCAGAGCCAGACGCAGcaacatcatcagcagcaTGTGCCTAGCCGTGTGCGCTTTGGGTCTGCTTTTGGCAGTTCGGGTGGTGCCCCAAAGGCGCCCACAGTGGCTCCGCAGTACCACCGCTCTCCGCCACAGGTCATACAGGCTCAGGTACAGCATATTCCGCCGCCGCCCCCAGAGCTACGCGTCCCACCCAATCCGGTGGTCACATCGCGGGGTCAGCCGAAGCCATTGCTGGACGCGCAGGAGGACATAGCGAAG CTGTACGCTGAGGCGCAGGAAACACTGCCGCccgtggaggaggaggagtccgatcgccagcagcggGTGTACCGCGGCCAGCCAAGTACCGTTAGCCAGGTTCAGCGGGATCGCGATGGTATCATACATCAGGCCAGCATTAATGCCATACCCCAGAGCGGGAAGCTTGGATCGTACGCCTTCGGAACAGCCTACAG AGTTGAGACATCTTCACCGTCATCGCGGGGGGGGGCGCCAACACCCAACGCTAATATCTTTGTACAGCCCACGCCACAAGCCCCATCGCCACAGGTAGAATCCAATCGTAACTACTACAACGCATCCATATTTAATCACGGGGGCGGCTACCAGCCAtcgcggcagcaacaacagcagcaacaacaacaacagctacAGCCAACACCATTTCAACAGGCGCATCCGCAATCGCCAAAACATGAGCAGCAGGCACAAGCCATTCCAAATCCCTATGATTCATCATATTATTCTGTTTACGACGACGATATCGATTTATACAGGGACATTGAGtatcaacaacaacagcaagaccatcaggagcagcagcagcagcagcagcagcagccgcagcaacagcagcaataTCAACAACCAGCAGTACGCCACCAGCAGACGCAATCAACCTACCGCCCATTGGAGCTATCGGCCACACCGACTCCTCCACAGAAGCCGCAATACAGCAACCAACCGACGTTGACCTACAGCACGGACTACGATGAAGATATTAATGCACAG ATCGAGCAAGACAACGTGTACGATCAGCCAACTCGTTCGCCCCAAAG CTCGAAAGCGCATGCAAATAAAATCTATATACAACATGCTATAAACATGTCAAAGACAACCACAAACACTACACAGCCACCAACGACCAGCACAACAACACCCCCAATATACCATCCTTCGACATATAGTTCCAATCCCTTTCTCAAATCGAAGCTCCAAAGCCTAGCCAAGTCGCTGGTCAGCTTTGTTGCCAACAGCCACACTCAAGGCAAATCGACTAATTATCATCCAGCTAAGATTCAGAGCCAGACCCACtcccaactccaactccaaagGCAACCTGAAGTCCAAGTCCCAGCCCAAGCACATCCCTCAGTCACTGAACCCTCAACGACGCAATGGCCTCTGGTGGAGGACAGTCCCAGCAGTCAACTAGAACATGCGGAGACCGTCTTCGATGAGAGTCAGAACGTCCACGTGCAGACGGCCGAGGCACCCAGTAGCCGATCCTTTGAGACCAGCACGTCGCCCAAGTTTCTGGACTTCATTAATGCCGCCGCATACGGCACAAGTCCGCGCGGTAATCTGCTGCACTCCGTTCCCGACAAAAAGCCCGTGAAGACAGCCTTCCATCagctgcaaaaaaaaaatccataTAGTGGCGTGGAAAGAGGGTATCTAAATGACCAACGTTCGACGGTGCCACAGCAGCCGAATAAGCGCATACAGACCTACATCTCATCAGATGTGGAACCGCAGAGTTTCAGGTCTCCGGCAAGCGAACCCCTCGTGCCAGTTGCATCGATTGAGCTAGTGGATAGCTCAAGCAGCACACCAGGCACCAGGCCTAGTAAAGCGGTTCAATATAGTCTACAAAGTGGATCGCACGGCTTTAGTCTTCGTGCTGAGGATATCGGCCACAACGAAGGTCCAGTTGTCTCCGAGACGTTGTCTGATCGGAAGGAGAGTCAGCCACCAAGCACAAGTACGAGTACAATTACAAGTACTGGTACAAGTGCAAGTACAAGTACAAGTACTTCTACAACACCATACAACAGCGATGTGGATGTCATACCCACAACATATGCTCCACCACTTCGTATTTGGCGCAATGGACGACCCGCCATTCAGGCATATACCAAGGCTACAACCACGACTACAAAATCCGCTGCAACAGCTCCTTGGTGGACCGATAGTGTGGAATCCAGCAGCACTATAAGAACCACGACTACGCCGAAAGCTCAGGGGACGCCAAGCACCGAGCGGTACATATCGCCGGGACAAAGTTTCACGGCCCGCGCAAATCACTTTAAGGACAGCCTGAACCGCGTAACTGCCAACCCAGCAATGCGCTTTGTCTCACCATACAAGAGTCTTGAGAACTTACTGCAGGAGGAGCGACAGCATCCAAATACCATGTTGCGGACGACGGCCAGACCGCGTTACACAAATTCGCCAGCTTCACCGCCTTTCCTACAGACCACGCAGAAACCGCCAAAGAATCTCTTTCTTTCGGGGATGTCGCCTAGAAACACCAGTCAGGATGTCCTTGCCACAATGGCGACAGGAAATGCTCGAAACTTTAGCGTCAGCGACGCCATTTTGAGCACTTTTAGTCCCCAACGACCGGCACCAAGTATGCTGCGTAGCACCACCTCCAGCAGCACCACTAGCACCACCGAGACACCTCCTCCACCGCCAACGACAATATCGGCGGTAATCGCCTCATCGCCTATTCGAGTCTCCCAGGTTTCGATGCGTCCTCGCGGCCGCTCTCGCTACACAGTCGCAACTCTTGACAATTTATCGGAGAGCGTGGACGAGCCCACGACCTATGCCCCCAGGTTCAGATTACCCAGCAGTTACGAGGCCAATCAGTATCCAAAACGAAAGCCCCAGCGCGTCCGAATAGCCGGCAATCAGCGGCCGTCCTCCGCCGAACCCACGGCAAAGCCTCATGAAAAATACGAGTCATATAAGGCTGCCTTACAGGCCAAGGATTCAACTCTTTTTAACTTTCAAAATGTACAGGGAAAGAATTTATCCGCGGAATCGGTGAATGACAAGTTACTTAAACGCAAACCAATTGAGAATGAGGCTAGCACATCGGATGGGCCACGAGCCGAGGCATTGATTGGGCATCAGCTACTAGAAGCCAGGCAGCAAAATAGCATAGAGGAAATGGGAACCGCATCGGCATCTAGCTCCACAGAGCACGTGGTAGCCATAACAGACCGTCCCCCCACTGTGAAGTTCCTCTACTCAAACAAATATCGCCAGCAAACGGCAGAACGCACATTAGCGGAAAGTCTTCAGAATGCCGGGTACCTAACTACCGGCAATGGGCGGATCCAAAAGTTCCGTCCTGTGAGTGTCCTCGAGCAACTGAAGCAGTTCCTCGCCGGCAGCGACAGcaatagcaacagcaacagcgatGAGAGTGGCACCTCCCAATTTGTTGACGAATATTCGCACCCAGAAATAAAGGCAGCCGTCGATGAAATCAAGCAGCTTTATGTACCCACGAGTCGATCGACTACGATCACCACTACGACCACGCTTCGTCCTACCACTACGCCTATTGCGCCTCCCACTACTACCTCCCGTCCTAATATCGGAGGTGTTACTGCTCCGTCTAGACCAATAGCAAGCCAATCCAAAGCCTATTCCTCCTATTCCTCTTCCACTTTTAGCATCTTGAGCACCGATCCTCCCACCTCTCCAACAGTCAGATCCACCCTGAGCACCACTCCCGATGTTAGTACCACTAGAACTCCCACCATCCCAACAACAGTTCCTCCAACAACTGCTAGCGCCACTGCCACCGCTACACCCTCTTCCATGTTTGCTCCGCCAACTGCGCGCGCTTCGAGGGTTAACAATGTCATAAGATCATCgattgccgctgctgccgcccaATCGTCCAGCTCGTCAGGCTCTCTCTCAGGCTCCTCTAcctatcagcagcagcaaatgcaACCAGCGGGTGGTAAAGCTAATAAGTTCCAATTTGGATTTGCTTCCAACAATAAGAACcagcaacaacaccaacaccaaaacaacaatcacaacagcaacaacaatgccgcagccgcagcctcAGTGAAATGCTCTGATAGCACATTGAGCGCCAAATGCAACGAAATCCCCTCAAG AAACCACAATAGAAACCGGGGCGGCGCCATTTACGCTAATCAGGATCGGGACGTTGTCCCTACAGCCAACCGAGGAACACATCCCCC ACGAACACGTCCCACGCTTAAGCCATCTGGAACTATTGTCTCAAAGGCTCAAGAATTTGtagatatatatagatatCCACCAACGCGGCCGGACCCCATATACCCACAGCCCACACCCGACAAAACTGCTGCCAAGTGCCGCAAAGATGTGTGCCTCCTTCCAGACTGTTATTGTGGAGGCCGAGATATACCTG CCGAGCTTCCCGCTGAAAGCATACCGCAAATTGTTCTTTTGACTTTCGATGATTCCGTGAATGATTTGAATAAGCAATTGTACACGGACCTCTTTGAGAAGGGGCGCGTCAATCCCAACGGGTGCCCCATCACAGCCACATTCTACGTCTCCCACGAATGGACTGATTAcagtcaggtgcaaaatctctACGCCGATGGACATGAAATGGCCTCCCATACAGTTTC TCACAGCTTTGGCGAGCAATTCTCGCAGAAAAAGTGGACTCGTGAAATAGCTGGCCAACGAGAGATTCTTGCGGCATATGGTGGTGTTAAGTTATCGGATGTTAGGGGCATGAGAGCGCCGTTCCTCTCGGTTGGCGGCAACAAAATGTATAAAATGTTGTATGACTCTAACTTCACCTACGACTCATCCATGCCGGTCTATGAAAACCGACCCCCTTCCTGGCCATACACTCTGGACTACAAGATTTTCCACGATTGCATGATTCCACCCTGCCCAACCCGCTCATACCCAGGTGTGTGGCAAGTGCCTATGGTCATGTGGCAGGACTTGAACGGAGGACGTTGTTCGATGGGCGATGCCTGCTCAAACCCCAGTGATGCGGAGGGTGTCACGAAAATGATTATGAAGAACTTTGAGCGGCACTACACCACAAACAG AGCACCTTTCGGACTGTTCTACCATGCGGCCTGGTTTACGCAGCCCCACCATAAAGAAGGCTTCATTAAATTCCTCGACGCCATCAATTCCATGTCCGATGTTTGGATCCTAACCAACTGGCAGGCTTTGCAATGGGTGCGGGATCCAACACCCATATCCCGCATTAACTCTTTCCAACCATTCCAGTGCGATTATTCG GACCGGCCGAAGCGCTGCAACAACCCGAAAGTGTGCAATCTATGGCATAAATCTGGCGTTCGCTACATGAAGACTTGTCAGCCCTGCCCAGACATCTACCCTTGGACCGGAAAGTCGGGCATCCGATCATCACGCATCGATAATGATAATGTTGAGGAACCGGCGGCGGCGTAA